A window of Sphingobacterium kitahiroshimense genomic DNA:
GAACCAAGACATACAACTTTTGCATTTTCCTCCGTAAAACACTTCTCAAAGAATATTTAATTGGTTCTGGACATATAAAAAAACTGATCAATCGGGTCTTTGATCAGAATCAAAATACGATATTTCACTATAATATCATGAGCAATAATAGTTTACAATATATTAATGAATTTCGAAATAGCAATATTGCCCCGCTAACCTTTGATTTGTTTCTTAGTGCAACGGTCTATAATTTATTGGGAGAATATCTTGATGAACTGATCAAAAAAGACCTTGTTGTCAGTAAACTTAACGACACTGATTTTACTGCTATCATTTCCTCTCAGGAATTTCTGATCAGTAAGCTTAAAGATTCTTTCCCGGGAATCAAAACAATTGCTGAACAGGCTTTTATGTCCGAAACAAAATTTAAAAAATTGTATAAAAAGATCACAGGTCTTACTCCTTATGAATTTTACCTTCATAATAAGCTGGAATTGGCACGTGATCTATTAGTAAGCGGGAACTATAACATTGGAGAAATCGCCCACGAACTGCAGTTCCCAACCGCATCCAATTTAACACATCTCTTTAAAAATTACTTTGGCGTTTTACCCAAGGACTACTTAACAAAATTATAATGGAGGCATCTGCAAAAAATAGTATTCAATTTTCTCATACGGTAACGATGGATACAGACTGGAGGCAAGATTTTATCGAAAAACTTGGAGCAAAATACCTTAATCAACGGCAATTGGTTTTTCCTGAAAATTTAGCTAGCGGTGGCTCTTATCTTATGGAGGTCATTCCTGGCTTGACAGTTCTTGTGGTAGACCTCACCTTTCATCAAAGCATATCCTTTACTAAAGTTGCCTCATCCGGTGATTTCTGCATTGCATACTATGATATCAGTGACCAAATCAGCATCCACAAAGTCAATGATACGAAGAATAAAGTTGGTTATCATTCAA
This region includes:
- a CDS encoding helix-turn-helix transcriptional regulator, which encodes MKEIIHEFGIETDWVEPMAKALGGYISGNHMLIPDTVHTGTRYVLSVNPDITVMFADVLYHQDIHFKLRNTNSDFIGIYFNLTEGDSSHITNNDALAMGRWNYNLAIVESSVNLDYRVKAGTKTYNFCIFLRKTLLKEYLIGSGHIKKLINRVFDQNQNTIFHYNIMSNNSLQYINEFRNSNIAPLTFDLFLSATVYNLLGEYLDELIKKDLVVSKLNDTDFTAIISSQEFLISKLKDSFPGIKTIAEQAFMSETKFKKLYKKITGLTPYEFYLHNKLELARDLLVSGNYNIGEIAHELQFPTASNLTHLFKNYFGVLPKDYLTKL